GAGTGTACAGTTGGATGCGATTGTGATAGATATCTTGAACTCTGGAACCTTGTCTTCATGCAGTACAACAGGGATGCCTCTGGGAATCTCACCCCCCTTCCAAAGCCTTCCATAGACACAGGCATGGGGCTTGAAAGAATCACAGCTGTACTTCAGGGCAAATATAATAATTTTGATACAGACCTCTTTGAACCAATAATATCAGACATTACAGTAGCCACAGACCGACCCTACCATAAATCTCCTGAGACTGATTCATCAATAAGGGTCATCGCAGACCATCTGAGGGCAATAGTATTTCTCATGGCAGAGGGCCTTATTCCTTCAAACGAAGGAAGGGGTTATGTTTTAAGAAGAATCATCAGGCGGGCTTCAAGGCATGCCCATCTCCTTGGAAAGGAGGAACCGGTTCTTTACAAACTTATTGATAGTGTAATAGATGCCTTTGGAGATACCTATCCAGAGCTAAAGGGCTCTCCAGAGAGGACCAGAAAGTTTCTGAAAATTGAGGAAGAAAGATTCATCAAGACCCTCGAGCAGGGAACCGGACTTCTTGATGAGCTCATAGTAAAAATAAAGTCACAGGGTCTAAAAAGTATACCTGGAGAGGAGTTATTCAGACTTTATGATACCTTTGGATTCCCCCTTGACCTTGCACGGGACATAGCAATTGATGCCGGTCTTGAGATTGACGAAGAAGGTTTCAGAAGTGAGCTCGAACTCCAGAGACAGAGGGCAAGACAGTCCTGGACAGAGGAGGAAATCACTGTACCTGCCATTTTTAAAGATATACCTGAAACAGAGTTTCTCGGGTATGAAGAGCTATCATCCCGAGGAGAGGTACTGAGGATATTTAAAGATGGAAGCCCTGTACAAACTCTAAGAGAAGGAGAAGAGGGAATACTTTTCCTTAACAGAACCACCTTCTATGGAGAATCTGGAGGTCAGGTAGGTGATAGAGGAATTATCTACGGTGATTCGGGCAATGCAGAGGTAATCGATACAAAGAAGCCAGTAAGAAATCTCATAGCCCATTACATAAAGGTAAAAGAGGGCTCTATCTCGATTGGTGAGAATGTAAAGACAGAGGTTAACAGAATCTTAAGAACAGCAACCATGAGAAACCACACAGCAACCCATCTACTTCACAGGGCACTGAAGGATGTCCTTGGTGAACATGTAAGACAGGCAGGCTCTCTCGTTAGCCCTGATAGATTAAGATTTGACTTCACCCATCCTGCCCAGCTCGAGGAAGAAGAGATAGAAGAGATCGAAAAATTAATAAACAGCTGGATTCTAGAGAATATCCCTGTAAAGACGACCCTCACAACCCTTGATGAAGCAATAAGAATGGGTGCCATAGCACTATTTGATGAAAAATATGGTGATAGAGTTAGGGTTGTGGAGGTAGAGGGTATCAGCAGAGAGCTATGCGGTGGAACCCATGTAAGGTCAACAGGTGACATAGGCAGCTTTATTATCCTCTCTGAGGGAAGTGTTGCCTCTGGAATAAGAAGGATAGAGGCACTTACAGGAATGAATGCCGTTGAATCGCTGAGATCATCAATGAAAAAAATCCAGAATATATCTAGAATTTTGAGCAGCCCTGAACCGGTTGAAAAGGTGCTCAGCCTTCTTGAAAAACAGAAAGAAATGGAGAGGGAGATTCAAAACCTGAAACAGAAACTCCTTTCAGTGGAATCTTCATCCCTTCTTGAAAAGGCAAGGGACATAGATGGCATAAAGGTACTATCAGCAAGACTTGATGGACTTGAAACAAAGGACCTGAGGATTCTGGGTGATGAACTGAGAGAAAGGCTTAAATCAGGTATAATCATCCTTGGTTCTGTCCTGGATGGACAGGCATCAATTATTACAATGGTAACAAAGGATCTACAGAAAAGATTTCATGCTGGAGAGATTCTAAAAGAAATTGCCGAGCTTGCAGGTGGCAGAGGTGGTGGACGAGCAGACACAGCCCAGGGAGGTACAAAGGAGATTGATAGACTTGACAGAGCCCTTGAACTCGCCTATGATGTAATCAGAAAAAAGAAACATTGAAGGAGGTAATTTATGACAGTTTTTGAGCTGGTAAGAAAGGCCCTTCTGGCTGGAATTGGTGTACAGGAAAAGGTGAAAGAATTAATTGATGAACTTATTAAAAAGGGTGAGCTCTCAGAGGCAGAGGGAGCAAAACTGATAAAAGAATGGACAGAAAAGGCGGAAAAATCAACAGCAGGACTCAGACAGTCTGTTACAGAATTAATCAATTCGACAATTGAAAAGATGAAACTGCCAGCAAGGGAAGATATAGAAAGACTTGAAAAAAAGATAGAGAGGCTCTCAGAAAGGCTCAAAAAGCTTGAGGGAGAGAAAACAGAAGAAGTGGAATAATGCCCCTATCCTTTCTCAGGCTAAGAAGAAGATATAAGGACATAGTCCGTCTTAGACAGATACTGTCTGTTTTTTTCAAGTATGGATTCTATCAGTTTATTGAGCAGGTAAACCTTGCAAGATATATACCCTTCCGCAAAAGGATTCTTGAAAAGTTTCCCTATATAGACAGGGCCTTTCCAGAAAGATTGAGGCATGCCTTTGAAGAACTCGGCCCATCTTTTATAAAACTTGCCCAGATTCTTTCTGCAAGACCTGACCTTATTACAAAGGCCTATGCAGATGAATTTAAGAAACTACAGGATGAAGTACCTCCTTTCAGATTTGAAGAGGTGAGGACCATTATTCAGGAAGAACTGGGGGCACCCCTTGAGGAAATATTCAAGGATTTTGAGGTAAGACCCATAGCTGCTGCCTCAATAGCCCAGGTTCATGGTGCAACACTCAAAAGTGGAGAATCAGTGGTAGTGAAGATCCAGCGTCCCAGGATAAAAGAGATAATTGAAACAGATATTGATATTATGAAGTTTATTGCAGAACTCATGGATCGCTACATGCCTGAGGCAGAGTTCTTTAATCCCAAAGGTATAGTAGAGGAGTTTTCCAAAACCGTAAGGAAGGAACTGAATTTCAGGGAAGAGGCAAAGAACCTTAACAGATTCAGGAGGAACTTTGAAGGCCATAAATATATCTACATCCCGAGATTCTATCCAGAATATCTTACAGAGAAGGTCATGGTAATGGAACGTATACATGGTATCAGGATAGATCGTATTTCTGAAATTGAAAAAATGGGTTTTGACAGAACACACATAGCTAAAATAGGGCTGGAGGCATATTTAAAGATGATCTTTGAAGATGGTTACTTCCACGCTGACCCTCACCCTGGAAATATTTTTATAATGCCTGATGGAAGGATCGGTCTTGTTGATTTCGGGATAGTTGGTTATTTAACACCAGAACTCATGGAAAACCTCGCCCAGGCATTTATATCCCTTGTAAGGCAGGACTTTGATTCTCTGATAGAACAGTACATTGACCTCGGTTTTGTTTCAGAAGAAGTGGATATAGAAAGCTTCAGAAGGGAATTCAAGGCAGACCTAATGGATTTCCTAGTTCCGCTTTACGGTGCATCCATATCGGAGATAAACTTTGCAGAGTACCTTGATACACTAACCCACCTTGGCATAAAACACAAATTGAGAATACCTTCTGATTTTCTCCTGGTCAA
This genomic stretch from Thermodesulfovibrionales bacterium harbors:
- the alaS gene encoding alanine--tRNA ligase, which translates into the protein MKGTEIRKYFLEFFQAKAHRIIKSSPLIPAGDPTLLFTNAGMVQFKDVFLGNETRPYKRAATCQKCMRAGGKHSDLEQVGHTARHHTFFEMLGNFSFGDYFKREAISFAWELLVGEFRLPKEKLWASVYEEDEEAERLWLELTDIPKERIVRLGAKDNFWQMGDTGPCGPCSEIIIDQGPEVGCGKPECTVGCDCDRYLELWNLVFMQYNRDASGNLTPLPKPSIDTGMGLERITAVLQGKYNNFDTDLFEPIISDITVATDRPYHKSPETDSSIRVIADHLRAIVFLMAEGLIPSNEGRGYVLRRIIRRASRHAHLLGKEEPVLYKLIDSVIDAFGDTYPELKGSPERTRKFLKIEEERFIKTLEQGTGLLDELIVKIKSQGLKSIPGEELFRLYDTFGFPLDLARDIAIDAGLEIDEEGFRSELELQRQRARQSWTEEEITVPAIFKDIPETEFLGYEELSSRGEVLRIFKDGSPVQTLREGEEGILFLNRTTFYGESGGQVGDRGIIYGDSGNAEVIDTKKPVRNLIAHYIKVKEGSISIGENVKTEVNRILRTATMRNHTATHLLHRALKDVLGEHVRQAGSLVSPDRLRFDFTHPAQLEEEEIEEIEKLINSWILENIPVKTTLTTLDEAIRMGAIALFDEKYGDRVRVVEVEGISRELCGGTHVRSTGDIGSFIILSEGSVASGIRRIEALTGMNAVESLRSSMKKIQNISRILSSPEPVEKVLSLLEKQKEMEREIQNLKQKLLSVESSSLLEKARDIDGIKVLSARLDGLETKDLRILGDELRERLKSGIIILGSVLDGQASIITMVTKDLQKRFHAGEILKEIAELAGGRGGGRADTAQGGTKEIDRLDRALELAYDVIRKKKH
- a CDS encoding AarF/ABC1/UbiB kinase family protein, with the translated sequence MPLSFLRLRRRYKDIVRLRQILSVFFKYGFYQFIEQVNLARYIPFRKRILEKFPYIDRAFPERLRHAFEELGPSFIKLAQILSARPDLITKAYADEFKKLQDEVPPFRFEEVRTIIQEELGAPLEEIFKDFEVRPIAAASIAQVHGATLKSGESVVVKIQRPRIKEIIETDIDIMKFIAELMDRYMPEAEFFNPKGIVEEFSKTVRKELNFREEAKNLNRFRRNFEGHKYIYIPRFYPEYLTEKVMVMERIHGIRIDRISEIEKMGFDRTHIAKIGLEAYLKMIFEDGYFHADPHPGNIFIMPDGRIGLVDFGIVGYLTPELMENLAQAFISLVRQDFDSLIEQYIDLGFVSEEVDIESFRREFKADLMDFLVPLYGASISEINFAEYLDTLTHLGIKHKLRIPSDFLLVNKSMLILDSIARELDPSFNFISVAEPYASKLIRSRYSPGRLYERVRRNIDEFTAFATSTPRQLRLLLRKTLKDELQVKITHLGLERLIRDIDRSANRLSFSIIVAAIILGSSILTLSNVGGKVFDMPLFGAVGFFMAFVLGVWLLISIIRSGRL